A section of the Candidatus Hydrogenedens sp. genome encodes:
- a CDS encoding carbamoyltransferase, with amino-acid sequence MNILGISAFYHDSASALLMNGEIIASAQEERFTRKKHDPRFPKNAVEYCLREGNLKISDIDCVVFYDKPFLKFERLMMTYLGTAPAGITSFFVQLPSWLSEKLNMRATIRKELDYHGEILFSTHHLSHAASAFFPSPFEESAIITLDGVGEWATSAYGVGKGNKIKLFKEIRFPHSLGLLYSAFTYFTGFKVNSGEYKLMGLAPYGEPTYVDIIKRELIDIRDDGSFRLNLKYFDYCAGLKMTNQRFANLFGGPPRKPESKITQREMDLAKSIQLVTEEIVLKIAHHVHKQTGLKKLAMSGGVTLNCVANGRLLREGPFDEIWIQPCASDGGNALGCALLVWHQVYGKERIPDSRRQKASYLGPEFSDDEIETFLREENIPYEKLSEKDIANRVAQLIDEGKVVGWFQGRMEFGPRALGARSILGDARSREMQSVLNLKIKFRESFRPFAPTVLREHADEYFELNGAESPYMLLVANVRKEHLRELTEEEKQARGFDKLKVIRSDIPAVTHVDNSARIQTISRNDHPRYYDMIKAFYDRTGCPVIINTSFNVRGEPIVCTPKEAYTCFMRTNMDYLCMGSFLLDKTQQRAWHEEKDWKKEFELD; translated from the coding sequence ATGAATATACTTGGTATATCTGCCTTCTATCATGACAGCGCATCTGCATTACTTATGAATGGGGAGATAATCGCATCTGCCCAAGAAGAACGTTTCACAAGGAAGAAGCACGACCCACGTTTTCCAAAAAATGCAGTGGAATACTGCCTTCGGGAAGGGAATTTGAAAATCTCGGACATCGACTGTGTGGTGTTTTATGATAAGCCATTCCTAAAATTTGAACGGCTTATGATGACATATCTCGGAACCGCACCAGCAGGCATAACATCATTTTTTGTTCAGTTACCATCATGGCTATCTGAAAAACTAAATATGCGTGCAACTATTCGTAAAGAGTTAGATTATCATGGTGAAATATTATTTTCCACGCATCACCTTTCTCATGCCGCATCTGCATTTTTCCCAAGTCCGTTTGAAGAATCTGCAATTATAACCCTCGACGGCGTCGGTGAATGGGCAACATCTGCGTATGGCGTCGGTAAAGGCAACAAAATAAAATTATTCAAAGAAATACGTTTTCCACATTCCCTGGGACTGTTATATTCTGCATTTACCTACTTTACAGGGTTTAAGGTAAATAGCGGAGAGTACAAACTGATGGGACTTGCACCGTATGGTGAGCCAACGTATGTAGATATTATCAAGAGGGAACTCATTGATATTCGCGATGACGGTTCATTTAGGTTGAATTTGAAATATTTCGATTACTGTGCTGGCTTGAAAATGACCAACCAGCGGTTTGCAAATCTTTTTGGCGGTCCACCTCGTAAGCCAGAGTCAAAAATTACACAACGCGAAATGGATTTGGCAAAATCGATACAACTCGTAACAGAAGAAATCGTTTTGAAAATAGCACATCATGTACATAAACAAACAGGATTAAAAAAACTTGCGATGTCAGGCGGGGTAACATTAAACTGTGTTGCAAATGGCCGACTCTTACGAGAAGGACCGTTTGATGAAATCTGGATACAGCCCTGTGCAAGTGATGGAGGTAATGCGTTAGGTTGTGCCTTATTAGTGTGGCATCAAGTCTATGGAAAGGAACGCATCCCTGACTCTCGTCGACAAAAAGCCAGTTATTTAGGACCTGAATTCTCGGATGATGAAATTGAAACATTTTTGAGAGAGGAAAATATCCCTTACGAAAAATTATCCGAAAAAGACATTGCGAACCGAGTTGCACAGTTGATTGATGAAGGAAAGGTTGTAGGTTGGTTTCAAGGAAGGATGGAATTTGGACCCCGTGCCTTAGGGGCGAGGAGTATTTTAGGAGATGCACGTTCACGGGAAATGCAGTCCGTTCTAAACTTAAAAATTAAATTCCGAGAATCATTTCGCCCGTTTGCTCCTACAGTACTTCGCGAACATGCCGATGAATATTTCGAACTGAACGGTGCAGAGAGTCCGTACATGTTACTTGTGGCAAATGTACGAAAGGAACATCTCCGCGAATTAACAGAGGAAGAAAAACAGGCTCGTGGGTTCGACAAATTAAAGGTTATTCGTTCTGATATACCTGCGGTAACACATGTTGACAATTCAGCACGAATCCAAACCATCTCTCGTAATGACCACCCGCGATACTACGATATGATAAAGGCATTCTATGATAGAACTGGTTGCCCCGTTATTATTAATACCTCCTTTAATGTCCGCGGTGAACCGATTGTTTGCACACCGAAAGAAGCATACACCTGTTTCATGAGAACAAATATGGACTATCTATGTATGGGTTCATTCCTTTTAGATAAAACCCAACAAAGAGCATGGCACGAAGAAAAAGACTGGAAAAAAGAATTTGAACTGGATTAA